The Procambarus clarkii isolate CNS0578487 chromosome 24, FALCON_Pclarkii_2.0, whole genome shotgun sequence genome includes a region encoding these proteins:
- the LOC123761731 gene encoding uncharacterized protein, with protein sequence FIKTYTLTSCVASTLVPKITIKTNCTVLLLKMTQQEFKSIVPEIQDTIPLSIFDFLQNIVSVKRQSPDVATWEPGELEKFKIDLRTVDRLYHTRCFRGAPLRSTVLEGRATAAQLELVVRMKYKSKLVFAELIIDCPIPCLLGSWQNRGRMFVSFDANLFFNAIQTITYKEVMYKLLNEDEHVVNWVYDNRLSMASKRQPPTLSFLCYETICANLEILAHNIQLLPSALRTSLTEFNDIRNSRSCYYFLVYPSALPYQIFWEEDLHWSEEDFVNKLKHWYRWMKLR encoded by the coding sequence TTCATTAAAACCTATACGTTGACAAGCTGCGTAGCCAGTACTTTAGTTCCTAAAATAACAATTAAAACAAATTGCACAGTACTGCTTTTGAAAATGACACAGCAAGAATTTAAATCCATTGTGCCAGAAATACAAGACACAATTCCCTTAAGCATCTTCGACTTTTTACAAAATATTGTTTCAGTAAAACGACAAAGTCCTGATGTAGCTACATGGGAACCTGGTGAACTGGAAAAATTTAAAattgatttaagaacagtggatcgCCTATACCACACAAGGTGCTTTCGAGGTGCACCGCTTCGCAGTACTGTTCTTGAAGGTCGTGCAACTGCAGCACAGCTGGAATTGGTGGTTCGCATGAAATATAAAAGTAAATTAGTCTTTGCAGAATTGATTATTGATTGTCCCATACCTTGCTTATTAGGTTCTTGGCAAAATCGTGGGAGAATGTTTGTCAGTTTTGatgctaatctcttttttaatgcAATCCAAACTATCACATATAAGGAAGTTATGTATAAATTACTTAATGAGGATGAACATGTTGTCAATTGGGTGTATGATAATCGTTTATCAATGGCATCAAAGCGTCAGCCCCCCACTTTAAGTTTTTTGTGTTATGAAACTATATGTGCTAATTTGGAAATTCTAGCACATAATATTCAACTCCTACCATCTGCATTAAGGACCAGTTTAACAGAGTTTAATGATATTCGAAACTCCAGAAGCTGCTACTATTTCTTGGTATACCCATCAGCTCTACCATATCAAATATTCTGGGAAGAAGATTTACATTGGAGTGAAGAAGACTTTGTTAATAAATTAAAACATTGGTATAGATGGATGAAACTACGGTGA